One stretch of Raphanus sativus cultivar WK10039 unplaced genomic scaffold, ASM80110v3 Scaffold4211, whole genome shotgun sequence DNA includes these proteins:
- the LOC130507239 gene encoding uncharacterized protein LOC130507239: MSYSTILSHNSFLSLATKFTTRGSRKHHRNPLCTLSMARSAVDETSDSGAFQRTASTFRNFVSRDSNSQFPAESGRYHLYISYACPWASRCISYLKIKGLDDAISFSSVKPIWGRTKESDEHMGWVFPDSDAEVQGADPDHLNGAKSVRELYEIASPNYTGKYTVPVLWDKKLKTVVNNESAEIIRMFNTEFNHIARNPDLDLYPSQLQAKIDEANEWIYSGINNGVYRCGFAKKQEPYEEAVQQVYEALDRCEEILEKHRYICGNTLTETDIRLFVTLIRFDEVYAVHFKCNKKLLREYPNLFNYTKDVFQVPGMSSTVNMNHIKQHYYGSHPSINPFGIVPQGPNIDYSSPHDRHRFSK; encoded by the exons ATGTCTTACTCCACGATCCTCAGCCACAACAGCTTCCTCTCTCTCGCTACAAAGTTCACTACTCGTGGATCTCGTAAACATCATCGCAATCCACTC TGTACACTATCAATGGCTAGATCTGCGGTTGATGAGACATCAGACTCCGGAGCATTTCAAAGAACTGCCTCAACGTTCCGTAACTTCGTCTCAAGAGATTCCAATTCTCAGTTTCCAGCTGAATCTGGTAGATACCATCTTTACATATCTTATGCTTGTCCATGGGCTTCTAGATGCATCTCATACTTGAAGATCAAAGGACTTGACGATGCAATAAGCTTCTCG TCTGTTAAACCCATTTGGGGAAGGACCAAGGAAAGTGATGAGCACATGGGATGGGTCTTCCCGGATTCAGACGCTGAGGTTCAAGGAGCTGATCCTGACCATCTTAATGGTGCTAAGAGTGTAAGAGAACTCTATGAGATTGCTAGCCCAAACTACACCGGGAAGTATACTGTTCCT GTTCTGTGGGATAAGAAGCTGAAGACTGTTGTGAACAATGAGAGCGCTGAGATTATCAGGATGTTCAACACCGAGTTCAATCATATTGCTAGAAACCCTGATCTTGATCTTTACCCTTCTCAACTCCAAGCTAAAATCGATGAAGCTAATGAATGGATTTACAGTGGGATTAATAATGGTGTCTATAGGTGCGGTTTTGCAAAGAAACAAGAACCTTACGAGGAG GCAGTGCAACAAGTGTATGAAGCATTAGATAGATGCGAGGAGATTCTTGAAAAGCATCGTTACATCTGCGGTAACACTCTGACTGAAACAGATATCAGATTGTTTGTGACACTAATAAGATTTGACGAG GTTTACGCGGTTCACTTCAAATGCAACAAGAAACTCTTAAGAGAGTATCCGAATCTGTTCAACTACACGAAAGACGTATTTCAAGTCCCTGGTATGAGTAGCACCGTGAACATGAATCACATCAAGCAGCATTACTATGGAAGCCACCCTTCGATCAACCCTTTTGGGATCGTCCCTCAGGGGCCAAACATCGATTACTCCTCGCCTCATGATCGACACAGATTCTCCAAATGA